From Pedobacter indicus, a single genomic window includes:
- the def gene encoding peptide deformylase, producing the protein MKRPILVYGHSILKQKCNDIEKNYPELDKLIADMWETMKNANGCGLASPQIGLPIRLFVVDSKTTFENLDEADREIYFDKDDKGIMETFINAKIIERSAELWEDEEGCLSIPNLSQKVKRPWTISIEYYNKDFDFQTKTFSGTTARMIQHEYDHTEGILYLDYLKPLTRRLMESKLKKIAKGQIKTKYPIKFV; encoded by the coding sequence ATGAAACGACCTATTTTAGTATACGGACACAGCATTTTAAAACAAAAGTGCAACGACATCGAAAAGAATTATCCCGAGTTGGACAAGCTAATAGCCGATATGTGGGAAACAATGAAAAACGCCAATGGTTGCGGATTGGCTTCGCCACAAATCGGACTTCCGATAAGACTTTTTGTAGTGGACAGTAAAACAACTTTTGAAAATCTTGACGAAGCGGACAGGGAAATCTATTTTGACAAAGACGACAAAGGAATAATGGAAACTTTTATCAACGCAAAAATCATTGAACGTTCCGCAGAGCTTTGGGAAGACGAAGAAGGCTGTTTAAGTATCCCAAATTTATCGCAAAAAGTAAAAAGACCTTGGACGATTAGTATAGAATATTACAACAAAGATTTTGACTTTCAAACAAAGACATTTAGCGGAACGACCGCAAGAATGATACAGCACGAATACGACCACACAGAAGGAATTTTGTATCTTGACTATCTAAAACCATTGACCAGAAGGCTGATGGAATCCAAACTTAAAAAGATTGCAAAAGGACAGATAAAGACGAAATATCCAATAAAATTCGTGTAA
- a CDS encoding alpha/beta fold hydrolase translates to MRTSIFILLVLTLSNFTKAQERPVLDIMLSNYEYPNEVHFLNLESQGQDLRMAYMDVHPQKANGKTVTLLHGKNFNGAYWKTTIDALTKEGYRVIVPDQIGFGKSSKPVGYQFTFQQLAENTKAVLDELNIDNTFLLGHSMGGMLATRFALMYPEVVEKLILENPIGLEDWKLVAPYNSIDDNYQKELAATYESTQKYQLEFYYDNQWKPAYDEWVYLLTGWIEHPEYPTVAMNNAQTSDMIFTQPVLYEFEHIQAPTLLIIGTRDRTAIGKNDVKDKAVRDQMGQYQILGKETQKKIPGSQLVELDNVGHMPHIETFDRFIEPLKKFLRE, encoded by the coding sequence ATGAGAACGTCTATTTTTATCCTGTTAGTGCTGACTCTGTCCAACTTCACCAAAGCTCAAGAACGGCCTGTGCTGGATATTATGCTTTCGAATTATGAATACCCCAACGAGGTACATTTTCTCAACCTAGAGAGTCAAGGTCAAGATCTGAGGATGGCCTATATGGATGTTCATCCGCAGAAGGCTAATGGTAAAACAGTGACCTTGCTACACGGAAAAAACTTCAACGGAGCCTACTGGAAAACAACAATCGATGCATTGACGAAAGAGGGTTATCGGGTAATTGTGCCTGACCAGATTGGCTTTGGTAAATCATCAAAACCAGTGGGTTATCAATTTACTTTTCAACAGCTGGCAGAAAACACCAAAGCTGTATTAGATGAGTTGAACATTGACAATACCTTCCTGCTCGGCCATTCGATGGGCGGTATGTTGGCCACTCGTTTTGCATTAATGTATCCTGAAGTCGTAGAAAAATTGATACTGGAAAACCCAATTGGATTAGAAGACTGGAAGTTAGTAGCTCCGTATAACTCCATTGATGATAACTATCAGAAAGAGCTGGCTGCGACCTATGAATCGACACAGAAATATCAACTGGAGTTTTATTATGATAACCAATGGAAGCCAGCGTATGATGAATGGGTCTACCTACTGACAGGCTGGATTGAACACCCCGAGTATCCGACTGTGGCAATGAACAATGCGCAGACGTCTGATATGATCTTTACACAACCTGTGCTGTATGAGTTCGAGCATATCCAGGCACCCACCCTGCTGATTATCGGGACAAGAGACCGAACAGCTATCGGCAAAAATGATGTGAAAGACAAAGCAGTGAGAGACCAGATGGGTCAATATCAGATCCTCGGCAAAGAAACACAAAAGAAAATACCTGGTTCGCAGCTGGTGGAGCTTGATAACGTAGGCCACATGCCTCATATTGAAACTTTCGACAGGTTTATTGAACCTCTGAAAAAGTTCTTGAGGGAGTAG
- a CDS encoding helix-turn-helix transcriptional regulator has translation MYDTETKRISRLTAILTQLQTKRILTATELADKFSVSVRTIYRDIRTLEQAGVPIVTEDGKGYTLMEHYRLPPVTFTESEANALITAEQLILKNKDTSFIKAYSEAIAKIKTVLKHSVKDKANLLSERVQIIQNADNERTSGHLSALQFALTNYHLTEITYTNEANKTTNRTVEPFAILSTQENWLLLAWCRLRNEFRFFRLDRIKKSEVLTEKFIPHEITLQEYFEQYY, from the coding sequence ATGTATGACACCGAAACAAAACGAATTTCACGACTGACTGCAATACTAACACAGTTGCAGACCAAACGAATTTTGACAGCTACGGAACTTGCCGACAAATTTTCAGTAAGCGTAAGAACAATATACAGGGACATAAGAACATTGGAACAGGCAGGCGTTCCGATTGTAACCGAAGACGGAAAAGGCTATACGCTAATGGAACATTACCGACTTCCACCCGTTACGTTTACAGAAAGTGAAGCCAATGCGTTGATTACGGCAGAACAACTAATACTGAAAAACAAAGACACTTCATTTATAAAAGCCTATTCAGAAGCTATTGCCAAAATCAAAACCGTATTAAAACACAGCGTAAAGGACAAAGCCAATTTACTTTCTGAAAGAGTACAAATTATACAAAATGCAGATAACGAAAGGACAAGCGGTCATTTATCCGCTTTGCAGTTTGCATTGACCAATTATCATTTAACAGAAATAACCTACACCAACGAAGCCAATAAAACAACAAACAGAACCGTTGAACCATTTGCCATATTAAGCACACAGGAAAATTGGTTGTTGTTGGCGTGGTGTCGTTTACGCAATGAATTTAGATTTTTCCGCCTTGACAGAATTAAAAAATCAGAAGTGCTTACCGAAAAGTTTATACCACACGAAATAACATTACAAGAATATTTTGAACAGTATTATTGA
- a CDS encoding NmrA family NAD(P)-binding protein: protein MNIIVGATGQVGSNLISELKNNGFPVRAVVRNPDKLSDKAIETRTADLFNLEQLTEAFKGGTTVFVLTPENPTSNDIIEDTKRIVENYKKAIQATGIKKVVALSCVGSHIDGNTGNVLMSRILEQTLDDLEIEKVYIRPSYYFSNWLGYLEPVEQYGVLPTFFPEDLKIEMNSPIDLAKFIAKIMTDTLSKRIYELTGQKYSSLDVANTFSKLLNKNVTVQSIPQDKWKETLISVGFTENTANNLSDMTQAVIDNKTIPERPNDTIKLPTTLEKYIDEQLKK from the coding sequence ATGAACATAATTGTAGGAGCAACAGGACAAGTAGGCTCAAATCTTATCAGTGAACTAAAAAACAACGGCTTTCCTGTAAGGGCAGTCGTGAGAAATCCCGACAAACTTTCGGACAAAGCTATTGAAACCCGAACCGCAGACTTATTTAATTTGGAGCAACTTACAGAAGCGTTTAAAGGTGGAACAACTGTTTTTGTTTTGACACCCGAAAACCCAACGTCAAACGATATAATTGAAGACACCAAACGAATTGTTGAGAATTACAAAAAAGCCATTCAGGCAACAGGAATTAAAAAAGTTGTCGCCTTATCTTGTGTGGGTTCACACATTGACGGCAATACAGGTAATGTTTTAATGTCGAGAATTTTAGAGCAAACATTAGACGATTTGGAAATAGAAAAAGTATATATCAGACCGTCCTATTATTTTAGTAATTGGTTAGGATATTTGGAACCCGTTGAACAATATGGAGTATTGCCAACCTTTTTCCCCGAAGATTTGAAAATAGAAATGAACTCGCCTATTGACTTGGCAAAATTTATTGCCAAAATAATGACCGACACGTTATCGAAAAGAATTTATGAATTAACAGGGCAAAAATACAGCTCGCTTGATGTGGCAAATACATTTTCAAAATTGCTCAACAAAAATGTAACTGTTCAATCCATACCGCAAGACAAGTGGAAAGAAACGCTTATATCTGTCGGCTTTACTGAAAATACGGCAAACAATCTTTCCGATATGACACAAGCCGTTATTGATAATAAAACCATTCCCGAACGACCAAACGACACAATAAAACTTCCTACAACATTGGAAAAATATATTGACGAACAACTGAAGAAATAA
- a CDS encoding PmeII family type II restriction endonuclease produces MTTKGQADILIEIVQYFETYIFENHIHSSITVNSKLKNYKINPIVVKYLSKVLENDYTPQGVAKALFYPRVLGTSINTIFGTRIQNMFVELQIAEGSLIKGMDIEFIDKTDNRRKWCQLKSGPNTINSEDVKPLIAKFTKTIHLARTNKALSNINNNDFIVGVLYGDVDELSMHYKVIDKTHPVFIGKDFWHRLTGFPNFYSGLVKSLHELIDNLDTQDLINEGVEQLTKEIEVSPLFDFKAP; encoded by the coding sequence ATGACAACTAAAGGCCAAGCTGACATTTTAATTGAAATCGTTCAATATTTCGAAACATACATCTTTGAAAACCATATACACTCGTCTATAACAGTTAATTCTAAACTGAAGAATTACAAAATTAATCCTATCGTAGTAAAATATTTATCGAAGGTGCTGGAAAATGACTATACACCTCAAGGCGTTGCAAAGGCCCTATTTTATCCTAGGGTTCTAGGCACTTCAATTAATACTATTTTTGGTACTAGAATTCAAAATATGTTTGTAGAGCTTCAGATTGCTGAGGGTTCCCTTATCAAGGGAATGGACATCGAGTTCATAGACAAAACTGACAATAGACGGAAATGGTGTCAATTGAAATCTGGGCCGAATACTATTAACTCGGAAGATGTAAAACCACTCATTGCTAAATTTACAAAAACCATTCACTTAGCACGAACAAACAAGGCGCTTAGCAATATAAATAATAATGATTTCATTGTGGGTGTTCTTTATGGGGACGTTGATGAATTAAGTATGCATTATAAGGTCATTGATAAAACGCACCCAGTTTTTATTGGAAAAGATTTTTGGCATCGGCTGACTGGATTTCCAAATTTTTATAGCGGCCTGGTAAAAAGCTTGCACGAATTAATCGACAATCTAGATACTCAGGATTTGATCAATGAAGGGGTGGAGCAACTAACTAAGGAAATAGAAGTATCCCCTCTCTTCGATTTTAAAGCACCATAA
- a CDS encoding Crp/Fnr family transcriptional regulator, with the protein MGHIREYYERIVKLQESEWEFIASHFDRKVFAKNQIITRQGETENYLSFVETGIVRFYIPDDENELTFNFSFDKEFTCAYDSFLTQTPSEYELQALTETVVWQISFDDLQKVYAQTKVGNYLGRFASEKLFLAKSKRELSLLKYNAKERYLRLFSEQPDILKFIPLKYVASYIGITPQGLSRIRRQIT; encoded by the coding sequence ATGGGACACATAAGAGAATACTATGAAAGAATCGTAAAGCTACAAGAATCGGAATGGGAATTTATAGCTTCACATTTTGACAGAAAGGTGTTTGCCAAAAACCAAATCATCACACGGCAGGGCGAAACGGAAAATTACCTTTCATTCGTTGAAACGGGCATCGTTCGGTTTTACATTCCCGATGATGAAAACGAACTGACTTTTAATTTCAGTTTCGACAAAGAATTTACCTGTGCTTACGACTCTTTTCTCACGCAAACACCGTCCGAATACGAATTACAGGCATTGACGGAAACCGTTGTTTGGCAAATTTCCTTTGACGATTTGCAAAAAGTGTATGCCCAGACCAAAGTTGGGAATTATTTAGGACGCTTCGCTTCCGAAAAATTGTTTTTGGCTAAAAGCAAACGTGAACTGTCCTTGCTTAAATACAATGCGAAAGAGCGTTATTTAAGACTGTTCAGCGAACAGCCCGACATTTTAAAATTCATTCCGCTAAAATACGTGGCTTCCTACATCGGAATAACGCCACAGGGCTTGAGCCGTATTCGCAGACAGATTACTTAA
- a CDS encoding CPBP family intramembrane glutamic endopeptidase has product MKSNQTLKIILLVFLSFVAYYILFLYFEPIKVTLDKITKQRLISYILTYLIIGIPIFIGTFLIDKTTSIFKSLGIASGILTALWTSLLFTLPMFIGGLLFFKFNRQIDIENLIAGTIVAGFVEELYFRGFLFGELFRRTNLGFIPSIILSALIFAFGHLYQSQDIGELLGIFMITFSGAIFFAWLYVEWNYNLWIPILTHTLMNLSWNLFQVDNSALGDMKANIFRGLTILTAIIFTIFYKKKRAEKLIINRRTLILKKQNGT; this is encoded by the coding sequence ATGAAATCAAATCAAACGCTAAAAATAATTCTTCTGGTTTTTCTGAGCTTTGTTGCTTACTACATCCTATTTCTATATTTTGAGCCAATAAAGGTAACACTTGACAAAATAACAAAACAAAGATTGATTAGCTATATTCTAACATATTTGATAATTGGAATTCCAATTTTTATTGGAACATTTTTAATTGACAAAACGACCAGTATTTTTAAAAGCCTTGGAATTGCATCAGGTATTTTGACTGCATTATGGACAAGTTTATTGTTCACTTTACCGATGTTTATTGGCGGGCTATTATTTTTCAAATTTAACCGACAAATTGATATTGAAAATTTAATTGCAGGAACTATTGTTGCTGGCTTTGTGGAAGAACTTTACTTTAGGGGGTTTCTATTTGGAGAATTATTTCGAAGAACTAATTTGGGCTTTATTCCATCCATAATTTTGAGTGCGTTAATTTTCGCTTTTGGACATTTGTATCAAAGCCAAGACATAGGTGAATTACTTGGAATTTTTATGATTACCTTTTCAGGAGCCATTTTTTTTGCTTGGCTATACGTTGAATGGAATTATAACTTATGGATACCAATTTTGACACATACTTTAATGAATTTATCTTGGAATTTATTTCAGGTGGACAATTCTGCATTAGGCGATATGAAAGCAAATATTTTTAGAGGATTGACTATTCTAACAGCAATAATATTCACAATATTTTACAAGAAAAAACGAGCAGAAAAATTAATAATTAACAGGCGAACATTAATTCTGAAGAAGCAAAACGGCACATAA
- a CDS encoding site-specific integrase, producing MSTIKFTLKSAPNADGKHSIVIQLIKDRKNTTISLGKSVKLDDWSFDTQRVKSQNKQHKALNKFITKYQELLDDYVDDLDLRGVEYSVSDMVRIVRSSSSKKLSLSYTDYQQKIIDNNKDTAQSSTNVFFRDSLSSIKKCFGKEDIDFHEITTAFLFKYEAFMKSNGNSDATIGIRMRTLRSVINKAIDSGLIPENYYPFKKYKIKSGRVGNHKEILTADEIEKLKQYKSDFPDIEFAKDIFLFSYFSRGINFIDLIQLKASNMSGQSFTYTRSKTKAVVTFKLNKRSAEILRKYQNPNPRSPFIFDLLRTANPKKNTVDNFKKKKLKEVNRNLKIIMADLEIDKNITYYCARHSFATQLKFNNISIEIIREALGHKDIKSTMSYLQTLPSNQLDKIIEDVIK from the coding sequence ATGAGCACGATAAAGTTTACATTAAAGAGTGCACCCAATGCAGACGGGAAACACTCCATTGTCATTCAGCTAATCAAAGATAGGAAAAACACAACTATTTCTTTAGGCAAGTCTGTAAAACTCGATGATTGGTCATTCGATACTCAACGGGTTAAAAGCCAAAACAAGCAGCATAAAGCTTTAAATAAATTTATTACTAAATATCAAGAACTACTGGACGACTATGTTGATGACTTAGATTTACGTGGGGTTGAATATTCAGTAAGTGATATGGTTAGAATAGTAAGATCAAGCTCTAGTAAAAAATTGTCTTTGTCCTACACAGACTATCAACAAAAGATTATCGACAACAATAAGGATACCGCACAAAGCTCCACCAACGTGTTCTTCAGAGACTCATTAAGTTCGATAAAGAAATGCTTTGGAAAGGAAGATATTGATTTTCACGAGATCACCACGGCATTTTTATTTAAGTACGAGGCATTTATGAAGTCGAACGGCAACTCAGATGCCACAATAGGGATACGTATGAGAACTTTAAGATCCGTCATAAATAAAGCTATAGATAGTGGACTCATTCCTGAAAACTACTATCCGTTTAAGAAATATAAAATCAAAAGTGGTAGGGTTGGAAATCACAAAGAGATATTGACAGCCGACGAAATAGAGAAATTAAAACAGTACAAAAGTGACTTTCCTGATATTGAGTTTGCGAAGGATATATTTCTGTTCAGCTATTTTTCACGAGGAATTAATTTTATCGATCTAATCCAGTTGAAGGCAAGTAATATGTCTGGACAGTCGTTTACCTACACCCGATCGAAGACTAAAGCGGTCGTAACGTTCAAGTTGAATAAAAGATCAGCAGAAATTTTAAGAAAATACCAAAACCCGAATCCTCGTTCACCTTTCATTTTTGATCTGTTAAGAACAGCGAACCCGAAGAAGAATACAGTTGATAATTTTAAGAAAAAGAAACTTAAAGAAGTCAACCGCAATTTGAAGATCATTATGGCTGACCTCGAAATAGATAAAAATATTACCTACTACTGTGCACGTCATTCATTTGCCACTCAGCTTAAGTTTAATAACATCTCTATCGAGATCATCCGTGAGGCCTTAGGCCACAAGGATATCAAATCGACCATGTCTTATTTACAAACACTTCCGAGTAATCAACTGGATAAGATAATTGAGGATGTGATTAAGTAA
- the dcm gene encoding DNA (cytosine-5-)-methyltransferase: MVMGKYLTLSEAAELLGKNKETLRRWDREGKLVAFREPMSNYRVYKRHQVETLFSEFINIDEDDTDNYVEPMQEYKVLELFAGAGGLAIGLEQAGLKCAALNEIDKHACQTLRQNRPHWEVLEGDIKNFEFTEYKNQVDVVTGGFPCQAFSYAGKKLGLADARGTLFYEFARVVKEVNPPICIGENVRGLLSHENGKTLQGMISILDEIGYDVMPVQVLKAVNFKVPQKRERLILVGVRKDIHIKYEYPKPYKKIFTLQDALKKGDLYKCDVPKSDGAKYPKSKADVLDLVPPKGYWRDLPLQIQKDFMGGSFYLGGGKTGMARRIGWDEPCLTLTCSPAQKQTERCHPDETRPFTVREYARIQTFPDEWKFSGALTQQYKQIGNAVPVNLGKELGFSIIAFLNKYYGALKSKRGDTSISLVSCSTPSLIKS; this comes from the coding sequence ATGGTTATGGGAAAATATTTAACACTGTCCGAAGCAGCTGAATTGCTTGGTAAAAATAAAGAAACACTCCGTCGCTGGGACAGAGAAGGTAAACTAGTTGCTTTTCGTGAGCCTATGAGCAATTATAGAGTTTACAAACGCCACCAAGTGGAGACATTGTTTTCGGAATTTATCAACATAGATGAAGATGATACCGACAACTACGTCGAACCTATGCAAGAATATAAGGTTCTAGAGCTCTTTGCGGGAGCGGGGGGACTAGCGATCGGCTTGGAGCAAGCGGGACTAAAATGTGCGGCTTTAAATGAAATTGATAAACATGCATGTCAGACACTAAGGCAAAACAGACCTCATTGGGAAGTTCTCGAAGGCGACATAAAAAATTTCGAGTTCACTGAATATAAAAACCAAGTTGATGTAGTTACTGGGGGATTCCCGTGTCAAGCTTTCAGCTATGCTGGAAAAAAACTGGGATTAGCAGACGCTCGCGGCACTTTATTTTACGAGTTTGCTCGAGTGGTTAAAGAAGTTAATCCGCCAATATGTATAGGAGAAAATGTTCGTGGGTTATTAAGTCATGAAAACGGTAAAACATTACAAGGTATGATTTCGATTCTAGATGAAATAGGATACGACGTGATGCCAGTACAAGTTTTAAAAGCTGTTAATTTTAAAGTTCCACAAAAAAGGGAGCGTTTGATTTTGGTTGGAGTTCGAAAAGATATTCACATAAAATATGAATATCCTAAACCATATAAAAAGATATTCACTCTCCAAGACGCATTAAAAAAAGGAGATTTGTATAAATGTGACGTTCCAAAATCTGACGGAGCTAAATACCCTAAAAGCAAAGCTGATGTTCTGGATTTAGTGCCCCCAAAAGGGTATTGGAGAGATCTGCCATTGCAGATCCAAAAGGATTTTATGGGAGGAAGCTTCTATTTAGGAGGAGGTAAAACAGGAATGGCTAGAAGAATTGGATGGGATGAACCGTGTTTAACGTTAACGTGTAGCCCTGCTCAGAAACAAACGGAACGCTGTCATCCAGACGAAACCCGTCCTTTTACTGTGCGTGAGTATGCGCGCATACAAACTTTTCCAGATGAATGGAAGTTTTCGGGAGCATTAACTCAACAATATAAGCAAATTGGGAATGCGGTGCCTGTTAATTTAGGAAAAGAATTGGGTTTTTCTATTATTGCATTTTTGAACAAATATTATGGTGCTTTAAAATCGAAGAGAGGGGATACTTCTATTTCCTTAGTTAGTTGCTCCACCCCTTCATTGATCAAATCCTGA
- a CDS encoding VOC family protein, giving the protein MENQIYPCLWFDGQAQEAAQFYCSVFKNSKIITDNQMVVTFELNGKKFMGLNGGPEFKFNEAVSFVVDCETQEDIDHYWSKLTSDGGSEGRCGWLTDKFGVSWQIVPTILPKLLSDPNKAENVMEVYSRMKKFDIKALENA; this is encoded by the coding sequence ATGGAAAATCAAATCTATCCCTGTCTGTGGTTTGACGGGCAGGCGCAAGAGGCAGCACAATTCTATTGCTCAGTTTTTAAAAACTCTAAAATCATAACAGACAATCAAATGGTTGTCACTTTCGAATTAAACGGAAAAAAGTTCATGGGCTTAAATGGAGGACCCGAATTTAAGTTTAATGAAGCCGTTTCATTTGTAGTAGATTGCGAAACGCAAGAGGATATTGATCACTATTGGAGCAAATTGACTTCCGACGGAGGGAGTGAGGGTAGATGTGGCTGGCTAACAGATAAATTTGGGGTTTCTTGGCAGATTGTGCCAACCATTTTACCGAAGCTCTTAAGCGACCCCAATAAAGCTGAAAATGTAATGGAGGTTTACAGTAGAATGAAAAAATTTGATATAAAAGCTTTGGAAAACGCCTAA
- a CDS encoding phosphodiester glycosidase family protein, with protein MVNIYSRSRFLMIFSLLLFLYAPNVLGSAFAVDSQSKLVGAHPSYLLDVVSTDTSYRCDQNAQVGLGYSYQLKYDEASETAYYLTKIQHLDQSGNLIKLRLAHTVKEEGETVREFAQRTGSKLAFNASTQAHFKDNKMKKDIPSTVAVVEGKIINNTPRINRFTLGIKDNNELLVFDPGTTAETIIEAGIENALTGFVPLIVNYEPVSDEILEFGEHLNVKHPRQVIAQLDNLDILFLTTGGRGFGGKGMTGKELIQILKKLNVKFAYNLDGGGSTSLVVDGEFINWKIDKNGTEERKRPTFLYIE; from the coding sequence ATGGTAAATATTTATTCAAGAAGCAGGTTCTTAATGATCTTCAGCTTGCTGTTGTTCCTGTATGCGCCTAACGTGCTAGGAAGTGCCTTTGCTGTAGATAGCCAATCCAAGCTAGTAGGTGCTCATCCGAGTTATTTGCTAGACGTTGTTTCGACTGACACGTCCTACAGGTGCGATCAAAATGCACAGGTTGGTTTGGGCTATTCTTATCAATTAAAGTACGATGAAGCCTCAGAAACTGCCTATTATCTAACAAAGATTCAACATCTGGACCAGTCGGGAAATCTAATTAAATTACGGCTAGCTCACACGGTGAAGGAAGAAGGTGAAACCGTTAGGGAGTTCGCACAACGCACTGGAAGCAAACTCGCTTTCAACGCTTCAACACAAGCACATTTTAAAGATAATAAAATGAAAAAAGATATCCCTTCGACGGTTGCCGTAGTCGAGGGTAAGATAATCAATAATACGCCACGAATTAATCGATTTACATTAGGAATCAAAGATAATAACGAATTATTGGTGTTTGACCCAGGAACAACTGCAGAGACGATAATAGAGGCGGGTATTGAAAATGCACTTACAGGATTTGTTCCCTTAATTGTAAATTATGAACCGGTTTCAGATGAAATTCTGGAATTTGGCGAACACCTTAATGTAAAGCATCCCCGTCAGGTTATTGCTCAATTGGACAATCTGGATATTCTGTTTTTAACAACAGGAGGTAGAGGTTTTGGTGGGAAAGGGATGACTGGAAAGGAACTTATTCAGATCCTGAAAAAGTTGAATGTTAAGTTTGCGTATAACCTTGACGGCGGTGGAAGTACTTCATTAGTGGTAGACGGTGAGTTTATTAATTGGAAAATCGATAAGAATGGTACGGAAGAAAGAAAACGGCCGACCTTTCTGTATATTGAGTAG
- a CDS encoding helix-turn-helix transcriptional regulator, which translates to MSLRIINPIPAKKISEYVQNILVIENFQVTKPFVLPLYPNGSPTLLFQTSKGKIKDKSNYLTLFGQTVRPEKLTISESFTLIAYYFKPYSLASLFGLSPKELTDNPIELDLLKSSKVACLQEQLLNSSSTDQMINLLDDYVFSLLWKVKAENKLINFATSKLSGNYREETLQKVQNELYLTERTFQRMFRNHVGISPDKFRRISQFNTAFKQLQHRKFEKLSDIAFKNGYADQSHFIRSFKEFTNITPKDYLNFKYSR; encoded by the coding sequence ATGAGCTTGAGAATAATAAACCCCATACCAGCGAAGAAGATTTCTGAATACGTACAGAACATTCTTGTTATTGAGAACTTTCAGGTTACAAAACCATTTGTATTGCCGTTGTATCCTAACGGATCTCCAACGCTCTTATTTCAGACCAGCAAAGGGAAAATTAAGGATAAGTCCAACTATTTAACCTTGTTTGGGCAGACTGTGCGTCCCGAAAAATTAACGATTAGTGAGAGTTTTACTCTGATAGCTTATTACTTTAAACCTTATTCACTAGCTTCATTGTTTGGTTTGTCTCCGAAAGAATTGACGGACAATCCAATCGAGCTCGATTTGTTAAAATCGTCAAAAGTAGCGTGCTTGCAAGAACAGTTATTAAACAGCAGTTCAACAGACCAAATGATAAATTTGCTTGACGATTACGTTTTTAGTTTATTATGGAAGGTAAAAGCAGAAAATAAACTTATCAATTTTGCTACTTCTAAACTTTCTGGAAATTATCGGGAGGAAACATTGCAAAAAGTTCAAAATGAGCTTTACCTGACTGAAAGAACATTTCAAAGGATGTTCAGGAATCATGTTGGTATTTCACCCGATAAATTCCGGCGGATTAGTCAATTTAACACAGCTTTTAAACAACTTCAACATCGAAAATTCGAAAAGCTGTCGGATATCGCATTTAAAAACGGATATGCGGATCAAAGTCATTTTATCCGCTCGTTTAAAGAGTTTACTAACATCACCCCAAAAGATTACCTAAACTTTAAATATTCCAGGTAA
- a CDS encoding DUF2914 domain-containing protein, giving the protein MNQEIFLISGFTSLAYIICLLIFIYLMSPSTRKEIHLGKMISMILILYTTFNFFYFFKLIPPVPLALEEGIVAHQVEVSNNKYKVIYEADDWYIFWRDHRLKFTHRPNENVYVFTSIFAPTNLEKAIAHRWKWLNPATEKWEIVEDIAYEIKGGRTGGYRGYTYKNNVKNGIWKVEVITVEEELVLGIVDFEIVSGFNNIKQRDLKEKIF; this is encoded by the coding sequence ATGAATCAAGAAATCTTTCTGATCTCTGGATTTACGAGTTTAGCTTATATCATCTGCTTATTGATTTTTATCTATCTGATGAGTCCGAGCACTCGCAAAGAGATTCATTTGGGAAAAATGATCAGTATGATCTTGATACTTTATACAACATTTAATTTCTTTTACTTTTTTAAACTCATCCCTCCCGTACCCTTAGCATTAGAAGAGGGTATTGTTGCTCACCAAGTAGAGGTTAGCAACAATAAGTATAAAGTTATATACGAAGCGGATGACTGGTATATCTTCTGGAGAGATCATCGATTGAAATTTACTCATCGTCCGAATGAAAATGTTTATGTTTTCACCTCGATATTTGCTCCCACAAATCTGGAAAAAGCTATTGCACATCGTTGGAAATGGTTAAACCCTGCTACTGAAAAATGGGAAATTGTAGAAGATATTGCTTATGAAATTAAAGGGGGTAGAACAGGCGGCTATCGAGGGTATACTTACAAAAACAATGTTAAGAACGGAATCTGGAAAGTAGAAGTCATCACTGTTGAGGAAGAACTGGTTTTAGGTATAGTCGATTTTGAAATTGTTTCAGGATTTAATAATATAAAACAAAGGGATTTAAAGGAAAAGATATTTTAG